The sequence CACCACCATTCAGAAGTTTACAGGGCTTTTGGACAGACAAGATGATTATATAAACACTAGGTGGGATACAATTAAAGGACAAGAAAGACCACACTTTCTGTTAGGCTGAAGGTGATTAGGTGCTGAACACATTGTGGTACAAACAGTATTGGTGATGACTGAGAAGAGGAGAAATTAGTGTGGGCTGGAGTCTGGGGAGGGCCTTCCAGACCAGCGGCACTCCGTGCTTGAGGGGCGTAGGGTTTACCTgccttgcagatgaggaaacaggcccatTAAGGCTCCATGGAGTAACTGAGTCACGTGACCCAATAGTGGTAGTGTCTGGGCTTCCCTGGCTCTGAGTAAGTCCCCAGCATCCTTCTTGCAATCCCTCTCCCCTAACATGGGCTGCAGGTGCCCTTTATTCATGCATGAGAAGCAGCTACTCCTGGGACTCAGCCCACTGACAAACACTTTTGAGCACCAATGGGTACCCAACAACCAGTCTGGAGAATCCAAAGCAACCTGGCCTCACCTCAAAGCCACTGCCTTGTTCAGCAGAGccagggctggaggaggcaggggtaGCTATGCTACCCGCCCTGGGGTCTCTCCAACCTCCCTAAATTAGATTAGATTAGGTCCCAGAGACAGAGCCTGTCTCCAGTCTGAGTGCCATTAGCAGTTTCAGTGAATTGACAGCTGGGTGTCTGGGAATGATCTCACAGGGTGGGGCTGGTGCTGACGTGGATGGGCCAGAAGGGAAGCACCAGGCGACAAGACTCCAGTGTCCTGAAGAATGTGGGGTGGGAGCAGGTATTATTGAACCCTGTAGCTTAGCCCAACTTTGGGGCTAAAAAATTGTGACTGAAGGGCTAGACCAGGcttggacttgcagaggagaGTGCTGCTAAGAGAGTAGCCCATTACCTTTCACTGAGGGTGGCACTGCTGCTCACTCCTAACAAGAACAGGTATGATAACAACAGAGGGGACTGAGGCTAAACCAGCCTTGTACCAGCTGCAGACTTCCTGCTGGTGGGGGCTACCAGAGGTGGTGGGAAGAGTAGCggctggctctggctctggctctctCTGCACTGTTGGCTCAATGTAGGAGGTTAAGCAGTCATCTCTCCCACTTCACACCTAACAAGGTATTCCTACTCGCATTTTAGGATTGTCATTGGGTCACCTAGTTCAAAAGATTGTGTGatggaagaagaaactgagacccaaaatAAAGTGCCTTATTCAAGGTCAGAGTGGTTCACGGTGTAGCTGCAGAACACGGGTCTCTTACTGCCTAGTCTGGTGCTGTGATTGTGTCATATAGATGTGCTCACTGGAGAGTAACTTGGTAACTGCCTACTAAGTTAAGCACACAAACCCTTTGACCCTGCAGTTCCACCTCTAGGAACTTCACCTCTAGGAATAACTAACCTTCATTATGTTCATGCAAGgctcaaaaaaatatatttaccataGCACAATctaatagcaaaacaaacaaaaaccgacctaaatatccattgagaGGAAAGGTGATATGAACTATGATTCTGCCATACCACAGAACACTATGCaagtgaattaaatgaaaaaagcaagatgcatATGTAAGTGATCCCATTAGTTAAATATAGATGCTTACATGTGCTTTCACAAGGAACTTAACCTCTTGCATTAGAGAAGCTTTTTTTTCAAACTTGGAcattagtaaaaagaaaacacaaatcccTATTTCCATGTATGTTGGCCTCTGGAAAGGGGCAGGCAAAGCCTTGCCTCCTACCTCTGGCTCCTTAGAGTCCCTAGCGCAGAGCTGAGGCTTATGCAGGCAGAGCCCCCAGTTCACAGAGCGGTCCTGCTGCTTCTCCAGGTACACCCGGACATCGGCATCTCTGCCAAGGCCATGAGCATCATGAACTCATTTGTGAACGATGTGTTTGAACGGCTGGCTGGTGAGGCTGCCCGGCTGGCCCAGTACTCAGGCCGAACCACACTGACTTCCCGGGAAGTCCAGACGGCCGTGCGTCTGCTGCTGCCTGGGGAGCTTGCCAAGCATGCTGTGTCGGAGGGCACCAAGGCTGTCACTAAGTATACCAGCTCCAAGTGACCTAGGGCCTGACATAAATAAAGAGTGAactgttccctgcactgtggtgTTTTGAAAAGGGGCTGTGTGAAGCCAGGGTGTGGTCTGGGGCAAGGACATCCTCACTTTTTGAGGCTACCGTACTTTCTGGGTGTATCCCATGAATGACATGTGATAGTGCTTTGTAAAGGTACAACTGCTCTAATTGGTAGTAAGCTGAAGTAGGACCTGGGATCTGGACTGGATCCTGGATTTACTGCAGGCTGTTTCCATCATGCCTCTCTGGGCCTGAAATTCCTCGTTTGTGTTACTGCTTCAGGCTATGGTTTGTAATACCATTTCCTGCCAACTGTCATTGTATCCTATATGACAGGCACTGTGTGGGGTGAAGGTGCTACGCAGATCTGTTCTTCAAAATGCAAAAACTGAAGGTCCAGACCAGCTTCTAAATAACCTGCTGACATCAGTAAgagatttttatggttttttttttttttgggtggctggccggtatggagatccgaacccttgaccgtggtgttataacactgcgctccaaccagctgagctagcaggttgagtttttattttcccttaacATTTCCTAGCCTTTAAGTTCAGAACAAATCAGTAGGGATGTTTTGAGACTCCTAACTTTTCTTCCtcaatttccttttgaaaaatttgaaacccgtagaaaaattgtaagaaagcACAGCAGCCACTGCTACATCCTTCACCTGGATTTACCACTTAACcacatttgcttttttctctctccttcattcGGCCTCTGCTCTATCTTGTGGGCATATGATCCACAAATTCTCTTCCAAGTTTGAAGAAGGTGGAGTGAAAGGGTGGGATTTAGACAAATCTAAAATCCTTCTTTATGTTCTCTTTGTAATTGGATAGACTCAGTGTGCTGTCCCTTCAACTTCATGTACTGAAAGGCATCCCCTTGTAATAACGCTGACGTCTGGCTGCAGTGCTACATActtcacatgtattttctcacagccCAAGCCTCATCGAGATTCCATGAGCTGAGAACTAATGGCCCATGTTCAGGTCCACAGCTAGTAAGGGGCAGACCCAGGAGGTCTGGCCCCTGAGCCTCACTCTGACCCACTCCACCACTTTGGTCAGTGCTTTGCCACTCAAGGTGTGATTCACAGATCAGCAGCATccacatcacctgggagcttgttagaaatgcaggctCCTGGGCCCCACCTCAGATCTAGACCAgactctgcattttaacaagatcctcgGGTAATTTGTATGCTCACTGAAGTTCGAGAATTCCTTCTCTTTTGCTCCTTCTTGAAGctgcctcccttctccccctttccttgACCCCgttccttttatatatttatttattcataaaccCCTACTTAACACTGAGCCGAAAAGCTTAGCCCCTGCTGATCAGAGTCAGGCTGCTGCTGGTATAATGTTTTGTATTCTCCAGAAAATGGTCTCCTGGCCCCACAGCAGTGATGGGGGATACCACAGATGGCCCCAAATGAGCCCCTAATAACACCGAGCAGCATCCACTACACTTTCTAATATAATCCTCGATTAGTTCACATGAACAGTGTGAATGATCAGCGGACCCCAGCGAGGCAGGCACAGTTGTGCTTTCACACATGGGGGGAAGTTGGGACTGCGGGGCCTTCTGACCCAAATCCAGTGCCTTTTCCCCCTCCCATCACCCAGGCCTCTGAGCACATTCACAGGAGTAAAGGTAGGTTGTGTGAGTAGGAGGCTGAGGCTGAATGAAGGACTAGAAGTTCCCCTGGATGAGAAGGTGCAGTTGTAGTAATGCGTTTAGGACAAATATTTATCCAGAGCTTCAGAGCTTGCAGGTGCCTTCAAATAGTGTTATTTTATTTGGTCTTCACGGGAAAAGTCGCTACAGTTGACTCTATATTCTGCTCTGACCTTCCAAACCTCGCTACTCAGGAGCCTGCAGCCACTGCCTGCCTCCCCCTTCAGCATGCCACTTCCAGGACGTTCTCTTAGATGTATCCCCaatcctgcacacacacacacacacaccccagccccCTCTCCTCGGCCTTAGAACATTGGTACAATGGGTCAGAATTCTTAAAATCAAGCTGTTCTGCCCCCTGGCTCACAGGGAGTCAGGAAGAACCACAGAGGTTCTGTGGATTCCACACCAGCTCACAAAGGGCAGTGTGAGAAGGAGTGGGCACCATGTCTGAGGGGTGAGTGAGGGGCTGGAGTGGAGCCCCCAGGGCTGGGAGAGCAAAGAGCAAAGCACCTCCCTGGTCCTGCGAGATTGGGGCAGCTGGGCAGGGAGAAGGGCTGGGGGCAGAGTGTGGGTTTGGATGCTGGGCCAGCCCTGGCTGGGTTCTGGGCATTCACACAGCTCCCTTGCTGTGCTGCCTGTGGTCAGCTTTTGCTCTGCAGACTTCCCTCACACTATTAATTCCAGAACCATGGCTCTACTCCAGGGAAGGAACCCTTCTCTACACTCACTCCTTATCTCcactccccacccaccaccctaGACCACTGCAGCACCTGTGCACTGCACCCCtacctgtagggacctgctggcCCCCTATTCCAAAAGACCCCTTCCTTACAGGAGCCCCACCCAAGGCTGCCTCCCTCCAAATCGCTAAGGGTTGTGGCCATTCTTCACTTTCCTTGTTATTCCATCAGTCGACCCCAAGACCCCAACCTCTAAGACCCCACCTTCTCtaagcccaggccagtgcctgctcATTCCCCTGTGGGCCCCTCATTTCACCGAAGATCACTTTGGCACCATGAATAAAGTCACACTATCTGGAGCCTTGAGTTCACACTCCTCACTAGGCTTGGTGGCTCCTGTCTCGCCCACACACTGTCCCCACTCCTCCGCGGCTCAGAGCACGCAGTACATGCTGCCTCCTCTCCAGAACTTACCAGCGCCTCTGGGAGGCCTCCCACGTGACCCTGCAAGAGCTGCTGGACCGAGAGCAGCCCCTGCTCGAACCCGTGCCCGACAGGGAGCGGCAGTCCTTCCAGTACAGGCTCTCCGCGCTCTACCTGCACTACCTGGGCCTGCTGCGCCAGTTCGACACGGTCTACGACCAGATGGTGCAGCCGCAGAAGCGGCGGCTGCTGCGGCGCCTGCTGGACGGTGTGGCGGGCCGCGTGCTGGAGCTCAAGGACGAGCTGGTGCGCACCGACCTGTGCGAGAGCCACTGCCTGGACCGCGTGCTGCAGGACCTCAAGCTCACACCGGTGCGCGCCGCAAAGGCCGCGCGGAGCCACGGCCCGGAGGCGGGGGATGGGGGGTCGGGGGTTGGCCTTGATTTCCCGCCGACAGGGAGCCACGCCCTTGGCCagcttgggtggggtgggggctggccttgacgccccgcccctcccacccGCAGATATCCCTGGCGATGCGCCATATGCAAATGAAGGAGGGCGGAGCAGACTAGAGGATGGGGTTTGGCCTGGGGAGAAGGGGTTCAGGAACCTGGGGTGCATGGAGGTAGTTGGGGAGTGGATGGAGAATCAGGCTAGggccctccctcccaccacatAGCTGGGAAG comes from Cynocephalus volans isolate mCynVol1 chromosome 6, mCynVol1.pri, whole genome shotgun sequence and encodes:
- the LOC134379620 gene encoding histone H2B type 2-K1; this encodes MNTESGQQQQQQQQQRPPSRGHRGRSSGNKSKKRCQRKETYSMYIYKVLKQVHPDIGISAKAMSIMNSFVNDVFERLAGEAARLAQYSGRTTLTSREVQTAVRLLLPGELAKHAVSEGTKAVTKYTSSK